A section of the Haliaeetus albicilla chromosome 6, bHalAlb1.1, whole genome shotgun sequence genome encodes:
- the C6H3orf85 gene encoding uncharacterized protein C3orf85 homolog, with protein sequence MSLKMFQILVSALLFTGVLGAPFLTEESANQFIRLKRQIPYSQNYWDTSSSQYAWGYFGAEQVSESWTALRDTAQYYMDLGSFAFDPSIAWHDGVSQQSVS encoded by the exons ATGtctctgaaaatgtttcaaattttgGTGTCTGCTCTGCTGTTTACAG GTGTCCTTGGAGCACCTTTTCTGACAGAAGAATCAGCAAATCAATTTATACGACTTAAACGACAGATACCATATTCTCAGAACTACTGGGACACAAGCAGCAGCCAGTATGCATGGGGATACTTTGGGGCAGAACAG GTTAGTGAGTCATGGACAGCTTTGAGAGACACAGCACAATACTACATGGACTTGGGTTCTTTTGCCTTTGATCCCTCGATTGCGTGGCACGATGGGGTTTCTCAACAGAGCGTTTCATAG